The region GCCGGTGCCCATGGCCGGCTATAGTCCCTACTTAAACGATCCTGGGTATGTGGCCGCCGCCCCCGGTAATGTCACCCCCCCCCGCCCCAATCAGTCGGGTCAGCCATTGCCCACCATTGCTATTCAACCCATCCGTCAGGCTCCTACCCCTCCCTTACCCCCTCCTCCTCCCCCGCCGATTAATACGGGCATTGGGAATGGCGTTGTTATCTCCCCTCCGGTGGCCAGGGCCGATTATGGTAATCAAGTTAGTGCCCCCCCTAGTTCACCCTCCGCCAGTGAGACCAGTGTGGAATCGCAGATGCATCAACAATTGCCCAGTGGAACTTCCCCTAGTACCGTTGCCAGTGGTGGGGATCAATCTTTCAATCAAAAAACCCGTCAGCAGTTGACTAGAACCTATAATCAGGCAGGAGGTGCCACTGATCGGGCAACTAACCCCGCTACCCAACAGTTGGTGCAGGAACTAGAAAGTCTTAACCAAGCTCCCTATTAGGGTATGCCCTCTTTGTCATGGAACTTTTTAATCGGGTTGGACGGGTATTAAAGTCCCAGTTAACCCATTGGCAGCAACAACAGGAAGCGCCGGAAGAACTCCTCGAACGTCTATTGGGGGAGATGGAGTTGGAGTTGATTGAATTGCGGCGGGCCCTGGCCCAGACCATTGCCACTTTTAAAAGTACGGAACGCCAGAGAGATGCCCAGAAGTTAATCGCCCAGCGCTGGTACGAAAAAGCCCAGGCTGCCCTGGATGGAGGTAGTGAGACCCTGGCTAGGGGAGCCCTTGAGCAAAGACAATCCTATCAGAGTCATACAGAAGCCCTAGAAAAATCCCTCGGGGAACAACGGGCAGTGGTGGAACGGGTACGGGGACAATTACAAAAGCTGGAGCGCAAATACCTGGAGCTTAAAAGTCAGAAAAGTCTCTATCTGGCTCGCTTAAAATCAGCGATCGCCGCCCAAAAAATTGAAGAGATTGCGGGTAATTTGGACAATGCCAGCGCCAGCAGTTTATTTGAAAGAATCGAAACCAAAATCCTGGAGTTGGAAGCCGAACGGGAATTGCTCAATCCTCCTCCATCCCCGCTGGATAAAAAATTTGAGCAGTGGGAAGAACAACAGGCCGTGGAAGCAACCCTAGCGGCGATGAAAGCTCGACGCCCCCTGCCTCCCCCTTGAATGGGTTACTGAGATTGCCATGGAAAAATGTAACTGCTAACTGCGAGTTAGCCCTCAAAATGACCAACCTTCCCCACGAATGTGAGCAGCTTTTTCTGTTGGACGGTGGCTTGGAGACAGAAATGATCTTTAACCGAGGCTTTGAGCTACCAGCCTTTGCCGCCCATACCCTACTATCTGATCCCTTGGGGCGGGAAGCCTTAAAGAACTACTTCCATGGTTTTTTGGATCTGGCCAAAGAAAAACAATTTGGCTTTTTAATTGATGCTCCCACCTGGCGGGCTCAACCATTTTTTGCAGAAGAATTGGGGGTGAGTGTGGAAGAAATTCGGCAAGCAAATTTTCGAGCAGTGGAATTTGCCAAAACTTTGAAACAGGCTTACGTCGCTCAAATTAAGCCCCTACTGATCAACGGCTTGATTGGCCCCTGTGGCGACGCCTATGGCGGTG is a window of Synechocystis sp. PCC 7338 DNA encoding:
- a CDS encoding PspA/IM30 family protein; the protein is MELFNRVGRVLKSQLTHWQQQQEAPEELLERLLGEMELELIELRRALAQTIATFKSTERQRDAQKLIAQRWYEKAQAALDGGSETLARGALEQRQSYQSHTEALEKSLGEQRAVVERVRGQLQKLERKYLELKSQKSLYLARLKSAIAAQKIEEIAGNLDNASASSLFERIETKILELEAERELLNPPPSPLDKKFEQWEEQQAVEATLAAMKARRPLPPP